In Styela clava chromosome 6, kaStyClav1.hap1.2, whole genome shotgun sequence, the genomic window GCAGTGAACACCTCTAAAAATACTGCAGCACCATATATAAATAAGAAGCGTTGAGTTATGCAACTATTAAGTAAGGTTATAAAGAAAAGAACCAGAATAATATAATGTTGATAAATTACTTAACTAATAAAGATATATCTAAACGATTGACTACATGAAGGATAATCTAGTCTAGAGAATTATAGGCAGAAAATTAATCGCCACGTTTGTGAATGATCTCAAGTGCTAATTGcttttgaaaaatatctaatttaaaaaaaatactggtTCTGCACTGGGATGACCAAAAccgaatatttcactatttcgaatatatCCTGGGAAAATATCTTCGACTATGgtatacattcaaaattggGGCTAATTTATtgtggaaaattacataaatataaaGGTCATTAGTTTATCTGACCGCTTAAAATatctaattttgaaataaaaatactgtcaattattcctaaatatatatgaattttgaATGTAATCGAATATTAGATTCGCTTTGGACATCCCTGGATCAGCAGGTCAGATGGTTGACATACCTTACAAATCAGATACCGCTATCTAGTCACCGAACAAGAGGTTGTGGTCCACCATACCCTAAAGCCATCGACTTTTATATACTCTGAAAAGTCCCAACTAATTAAAGAAGGATGATTATACTCAAGTGTACTTATGAGAAATGGGCAAAGAAAATCCTTTGGAGTGGTTGCTTTTGATCACAATAAAGTAAAGAATATGGCAACGAAGACTTccagaaaatgataaatttctGATATCTCTAAATGATTGTTTACTGGCGAAAAATCTGTTGAAATAGCTTGCAATTGTCTACATTAACCAAATTTATTATACCAAGCATGCTTAACAATAATACGTAAAAAGAAATCCTCAGAATTCTTGATCCATGGCTTTCATTAAAATTCCCATGGGAGTGGTCTTAAGGCCAACAGATTCCACTTTATTATttactttgttttttaaatttctcaTCCGCAATGATGCATGAAGAAGAATaccttttaataaaaaaaaaatatataaatatacaaatgatTAATTAAAGATCGAAGCAAGCCCAATGAAAGTTTTGAAATCAATCACTAAAAAAACGGATATTCTACTGGAATATTTCacctaaaaaataataaaaaggataaaaatataaatttgaacttACAGAACATTGGTAATGCAATTCCAAATATGAACACGAGTACAGATCCCAACGCATACATCAGCATAGTAGAAACTGTGATAATCATCCCAATGACAACGCCAGGATATTTCCTTTTAAAATCTCGAATTTCAGCCCTGCTAAAAATGATCAGAAAAGCAATGTTTTATTTACAGAGCAATTTAACATTGTAGGTTATTGTTTAAACCAGTAGTTCTAAATCAATGGTAAATTTAACCATtaggaaatattcattttttatactACTAGTTTCATTTTTTGCATGTTATCAAACACTTTGTACATCTGTTATTATACTCTCATTGCAAGATACAGGTCAGCCTAGCCTacttttttgtataatattgacgATGTGCCAAAATGGGAAGTTTGTACAATCGACTAAAAAGACTTGTTAAAGCAATGCAGTGAAATTACCTATTTGAAGCAACATACAGTGTCCCTGCAAATGTACCGCCCACCAAAATTCCGCCGAGTATCATTTCGTATGGTCTGACATAACTGAAAGAATTTGAGTACAATTTAAGATACTAGgat contains:
- the LOC120330722 gene encoding PRA1 family protein 3-like isoform X1 — encoded protein: MAGNDVQFAPIRTFQDYLLGSARFGLPDYQNKEKWNYRIVNNLLYYQTNYMISALVIFLIVGYVRPYEMILGGILVGGTFAGTLYVASNSRAEIRDFKRKYPGVVIGMIITVSTMLMYALGSVLVFIFGIALPMFCILLHASLRMRNLKNKVNNKVESVGLKTTPMGILMKAMDQEF
- the LOC120330722 gene encoding PRA1 family protein 3-like isoform X2 codes for the protein MAGNDVQFAPIRTFQDYLLGSARFGLPDYQNKEKWNYRIVNNLLYYQTNYMISALVIFLIVGYVRPYEMILGGILVGGTFAGTLYVASNRAEIRDFKRKYPGVVIGMIITVSTMLMYALGSVLVFIFGIALPMFCILLHASLRMRNLKNKVNNKVESVGLKTTPMGILMKAMDQEF